One genomic region from Athalia rosae chromosome 3, iyAthRosa1.1, whole genome shotgun sequence encodes:
- the LOC105686308 gene encoding mitochondrial import receptor subunit TOM22 homolog, translating into MASVEELDQLDSGMGSSDARSPEVKSILPDDDEDEEEDESIVERLAGLTEMFPEDVRRLGCTVGSSLCSFVKGLYGFSCSATWLFFSSTAILFGPIIFEVERAQMEEVQRTQQKQVLLGPNSAVSNMGSPGLPMSPPVQR; encoded by the exons ATGGCTTCTGTCGAAGAATTAGATCAGTTGGACAGCGGAATGGGCAGCAGTGACGCGCGCTCTCCAGAAGTAAAGTCGATCCTCCCGGACGACGATGAAGATGAGGAGGAG GATGAGAGCATTGTTGAACGGTTAGCCGGTCTCACAGAAATGTTCCCTGAGGATGTGCGACGACTGGGATGTACTGTCGGCTCTAGTCTCTGCAGTTTTGTAAAAG GATTGTATGGATTTTCCTGTTCAGCAACTTGGCTGTTTTTTAGCTCGACAGCAATCCTATTTGGGCCAATAATATTTGAAGTAGAGCGAGCACAAATGGAAGAAGTGCAGCGAACGCAACAGAAACAGGTCTTGCTAGGGCCAAATTCCGCAGTTTCTAACATGGGCTCACCTGGCCTTCCAATGTCTCCGCCTGTACAACGATAG